Proteins encoded by one window of Ralstonia sp. RRA:
- the rfbC gene encoding dTDP-4-dehydrorhamnose 3,5-epimerase translates to MSRFTIAPTPLAGVVEIDRKIIGDHRGYFTRFFCAEELAAAGFDSPVAQMNHSHSAKRGTVRGLHFQYPPHAEIKLVSCVRGRVFDVAVDLRAGSPTFLQWHAVELSAERHNSLLVPKGFAHGFQTLEDDCELLYLTSTPYAQAAEDGLNPNDGRLGIAWPLAMTECSDRDRAHPPLTNAFTGIDLPALRSH, encoded by the coding sequence ATGAGCCGCTTCACCATCGCGCCGACACCGTTGGCCGGCGTGGTTGAAATCGACCGAAAGATCATCGGCGACCATCGCGGCTACTTCACCCGCTTCTTCTGCGCAGAAGAACTTGCCGCCGCCGGTTTCGACAGCCCGGTCGCGCAGATGAACCACTCCCACTCTGCCAAGCGCGGCACTGTGCGCGGACTCCATTTTCAATACCCGCCGCATGCTGAGATCAAGCTGGTGAGCTGCGTGCGCGGCCGCGTGTTCGACGTGGCTGTCGACCTGCGCGCGGGTTCGCCCACCTTCCTGCAGTGGCACGCCGTGGAACTATCCGCCGAGCGGCACAACAGCCTGCTGGTGCCCAAGGGGTTTGCCCACGGCTTCCAGACGCTCGAAGACGATTGCGAACTGCTGTACCTGACATCAACACCGTATGCGCAGGCCGCTGAAGACGGCCTCAACCCGAACGACGGCCGGCTGGGCATTGCCTGGCCACTCGCCATGACCGAATGTTCCGACCGGGACCGCGCCCATCCGCCGCTGACCAACGCGTTCACGGGGATTGACCTGCCGGCCCTGCGCAGCCACTGA
- a CDS encoding DegT/DnrJ/EryC1/StrS family aminotransferase, with protein MTQKILYSKPSITELEVEYATDAARNGWGDQCYAYINRFEKQFAKFVGTQYAIATSSCTGAMHMGLAALGIGAGDEVILADTNWIATASPITYVGATPVFVDILPDTWCVDPALVEAAITPRTKAIVATHLYGNLCEMDRLLDIGKRYGIPVIEDAAEALGSRWGAHAAGAQGIFGTFSFHGTKTMTTGEGGMFVTNDRALYDRVMTLNNHGRVPGGKQFWSDFIGFKYRISNIQAAIGCAQLERADALVARKREIFAAYAQHLGGISGIALNPEAPGTLNSYWMPTVVFDESLGITRDGLLAAFSRRGIDARVFFYPLSQTELFGKPAGNTPNSYAIAERAINLPSYHDMSSENIETVSQVVLDLVREHQEKLSCLAS; from the coding sequence ATGACCCAGAAGATTCTGTATTCCAAGCCATCAATCACCGAGCTGGAAGTCGAGTACGCCACCGATGCCGCCCGCAACGGCTGGGGCGACCAGTGCTACGCCTATATCAACCGCTTCGAAAAACAGTTCGCCAAGTTTGTCGGCACGCAGTACGCCATTGCCACGTCGAGCTGCACCGGTGCCATGCACATGGGCCTGGCGGCGCTGGGCATCGGCGCAGGCGACGAGGTGATCCTGGCGGACACCAACTGGATTGCCACCGCCTCGCCCATCACCTACGTGGGTGCCACCCCGGTGTTTGTCGACATCCTGCCCGACACGTGGTGTGTGGACCCGGCGCTGGTGGAAGCCGCCATCACGCCGCGTACAAAGGCCATCGTTGCCACGCACCTCTACGGCAACCTGTGCGAGATGGACCGCCTGCTGGACATTGGCAAGCGCTACGGCATTCCCGTGATTGAAGACGCGGCCGAAGCCCTTGGCTCGCGCTGGGGCGCACATGCGGCGGGCGCGCAAGGCATCTTCGGCACGTTCTCGTTCCACGGCACCAAAACCATGACCACGGGCGAAGGCGGTATGTTCGTCACCAACGACCGTGCGCTGTACGACCGCGTGATGACGCTGAACAATCACGGTCGCGTGCCGGGCGGCAAGCAGTTCTGGTCTGACTTCATTGGCTTCAAGTACCGGATTTCGAATATCCAGGCCGCCATCGGCTGCGCGCAGCTTGAGCGGGCCGATGCGCTGGTCGCACGCAAGCGCGAGATCTTCGCGGCATATGCGCAGCACCTTGGTGGCATCAGCGGCATTGCGCTCAACCCGGAAGCACCCGGCACGCTGAACAGCTACTGGATGCCCACGGTTGTGTTTGACGAGTCGCTGGGTATCACGCGCGACGGGCTGCTGGCAGCGTTCTCGCGCCGTGGCATTGATGCGCGCGTGTTCTTCTACCCGCTCAGCCAGACCGAGCTCTTTGGTAAGCCGGCAGGCAACACGCCCAACAGCTACGCGATTGCGGAGCGCGCCATCAACCTACCGTCGTATCACGACATGTCGAGCGAGAATATCGAGACCGTGTCGCAGGTGGTGCTCGATCTCGTGCGCGAACATCAGGAGAAGCTGTCATGCCTGGCCTCCTGA